The genomic segment GGATACCCGCAAGTTCTTCCTTCAGCAAGGAGTAGATAACACTTCGCTTTTTGCTGGCGACTCCTCGAGTCTGAGTCCGTTCACTGTGAACGATGTCACACTTTCATCGGACGGCACCCTCGAGGGACCCAACGAGGTGGCCACGAGAGGGTTCATTGGGCCCGACGGAAACATCGCGTCATTCATGTTTAAGACGACATCCTCATCGGATTTCCCTTACCAAGATTATTATGTCGGAGTGCCTCAAGGTTCGTCCTGCGGCACCGGTACGCTTGACGGGACGTATAATGTTGTCGGTATGGAGGGCCTAATGCAGCCGGCAAGTGGGAGCACGACCGGCGAGTTCGACATGGAGTTTGAGCGATATCAGGTTACGGCGGACGGCAGCGGCGGTCTAACGAGGGCCGACGGTATAGCCAAGAAGACCAAGCTTGCACCGTTCAACGATCTGCCGTTATTGAGCCAGGAAGTCCGTACGAACTCTGAGCCCCAACTGACGTATGGTGTCGCCAGCAATTGCGTTGTAACCATTCAGGATCAAGAGGGTAATCGGCGTCAGGGCGCCGTGAGCCCGGATGGTGAGGTCCTTGTGCTTAACAGCTTCACCAAGAACGTGGTGACGCAAGGTTCGAGTTCTACGACGGAGATTGTAGACGGGTCCGCGAGCGGCGGCATGTCTATTGCCGTGCGGACGACCGCGAACTAACTTTCAGCGAAGCAAACCGTTTTTGGGGCCGTGCCGTACGCTGGTACGGCCCCTTTATTTTAGAGGTCCATTGCGAGGTGCGGCGGACCGAACACCAGTCCCCCCGAGCTCGGGCCACTGACTTCTCGGTGGCACGCACAAAAGAAACCCCACACGGGGAGCACCAGACACGGGTTATGGATATGAGGGCGCGTCAGTCAGTCGACGCAGCCGCAGTTGATACAGTTCTTCCGGGAGGCGGGCAGTGGCTAGCGCGTAGTTGGGCGTCCGCCCGCTCCTCAAACGTCAGCGTTAAGGACTCCCAAGACGTTGAGGAGCCTGCCATCTCAGTATGTGTAGTCCACAGGAGGTTCTGATCGTCTGCCCTGCGGCCGGGGCGTGCCCACCCTCCGTCGGCTCACCGTGGACCCTGTTGCGACTACGGCTGAGCTCTGTGGCGCGCACGGGCAGTGTATGCGGGCCAGGGCCGCCCTGGATTGAGCTAGCCAGGCAATAGCTATGCGCGGCGCACGACCGCCCCTTCCAGTCGAGACGGAAAGGGCGGCGAGCCGGTCAATCGCGACGATTAGGGGCGGCCCGTTGGGTTACGCGCTCTCTCGCCCAACCCCGCCCGGGCAACGGGTGGACGACCGCACATCGCCAGGATAGCTGGTTGGTGAATTGCCTTCCCTGGCTCCTCGAAGTTCTTGATTTTCGAGCATGGATGGCGGAGGGGGCGGAATGGATGGCGGCCATCCCGGCGCGGCGCCTCCTTCCGGTCGGCGTCGCCGATCGGTCTTACCGGGTGGGTTCGTCCACGCACCCTGCACCGCATAAACAAAAAAGCCCCGCCGATGGCGGGGCTTTTTTGTTTATATGGCGGAGAGGGTGGGATTCGAACCCACGTGGGGCACAATGCCCCCAACCGATTTCGAGTCGGTGCCGTTATGACCGCTTCGGTACCTCTCCGTAACTCGTTGTAGTCCGTTTTCTCACTCCCACCGCCCGAGGGTGGGATTGCGCGGCCCATCCATGGGCCGCATCCTTCGGACTCGCTTCGCTCGCGCCGGTTCGCTCCCGGCGAACCGGTCGAACCCACGTGGGGCACAATGCCCCAACCGATTTCGGGTCGGCGCCGTTATGACCGCTTCGGCATCTCGCCGGATTGTAAACGGCCCATCAGGGCCGTGAGGCGGATTGTAACGGATCAGGGGCCGGTTGAGCACTACCCCGTGGGGTTCTCTGCGCGGCCGTCACAGGCAGGGCCGGCGTGGCTTCCGGGTGGGTCCAGGGATTACAATCGCCGGCTTTCCCCGGGCCGGCGCCGCTGCTTCGATGAATCCCGATCTCGATCGTCTTCAGCCTTATCCGTTCGAGCGTCTCGCGGCGCTCAATGCGGACGTGGAACCGCCGGCGGATCGGCCGACGCTGGCCCTGTCGATCGGGGAGCCGCAGCACGCGCCGCCGGCGCTGGCGGCGGAGGCCCTGACGGGCGCGCTGGACGGGCTGGCGCGGTACCCGGCCTCGCGCGGATCGGCGGCGCTCCGCCTGGCGATCGCCGGCTGGCTGGCGCGGCGTTACCCCGGGGCATCGGTCGACCCGAACCATCAGGTTCTCCCGGTCAACGGCACGCGTGAAGCGCTGTTCGCCATTGCCCAGGTCGTGGTCGATCGCAGCGCACCCGAGCCGACCGTGGTGCTGCCGAATCCCTTTTATCAGATCTACGAGGGCGCGGCGCTGCTCGCCGGGGCGACACCGTGGTATTACCCGTCCGGGCGCGCCCCGGAATTCGATGCGATCCCGGACGCGGTCTGGGATCGCTGCCAGTTGCTGTACATCTGCAGTCCGGGCAATCCGACCGGTACCGTGCTTGATCACGAGACGCTGGCAGCGTTGATCGAGCGCGCGCGACGGCACGATTTCGTGATCGCCGCCGACGAGTGTTATGCGGAGATCTACCCGGATGAGGCGCGGCCGCCGACCGGGCTGCTGGAGGCCGCCGCCACGGCGGGCTATCCGGCCTTCGACCGCTGCCTGGCTTTCCACAGCCTGTCGAAACGCTCAAACCTGCCGGGCCTGCGTTCGGGCTTCGTCGCCGGGGACGCGGACGTGATCGCGGCGTTCGCCCGCTACCGGACCTATCATGGCTGCGCCATGGCCCCGCCGACCCAGGCCGCCAGCATCGCCGCCTGGGGCGATGAGGCGCACGTGGAGACCAACCGCGCCGCCTACCGCGAGAAATTCGATGCGGTGCTCGCGATCCTCGACGGCGTCCTGGAGGTCGAGCGCCCGGACGCGGGTTTCTATCTCTGGCCGCGCACGCCGACCGACGACGAGACCTTCGCGCGCGACCTGCTGACCGCGGAAGGCGTGCGGGTACTGCCCGGGCGCTATCTCGGGCGCGATACGGAACACGGCAATCCGGGTCGAGATCATGTCCGCATGGCGCTCGTCCCGGAACTGGCCGACTGCATCGAGGCCGCGCGGCGGATTCGCCGATTCGTGAGCGGCGACTGACCACGGGCCCGAAGGCGACGCCACCGGCCAGCAGGCTCCGGGTTTCCGGGACCGCCTCCCGGGTCCGTAGGCCGGCTTGCGACCGAAGGGAGCCAGCCGGCGGACGAGGTGTCGGCACTGTACAAAAGGCGCCGGCTGTTGCCTCACGGCAAAAGCCGGCCTACGGCCTCGCCGACGTTACCGGCGTGGTGCTGATGAACGCCATGCAACATTGAAAACCGATACGGAGACACTTATGAGCGACATCCAGACCGTGATCGAAGAGGCCTTCGAGCGCCGCGCCGATTTTACCCCGCACACGATGCCCGATGAGGTACGCGACGCCGTGAAAGCGGCACTCGCCCGGATCGACAGCGGCGAGGACCGCGTCGCCGAACCGCGCGGCACCGGCGACTGGCACGTCAATGAGTGGCTCAAAAAGGCCGTGCTGCTGTCGTTCCGGATGCAGCCCAACCAGCCGATCGATGGCGGTTATACCCAGTATTACGACAAGGTCGGTCTCAAGTTCGGCGACTGGGCCGAGGAGGACTTCCAGGAGGCCGGCATGCGGGTCGTACCGCCGGCGGTGGTCCGCCACGGCAGTTACATCGCGTCGAACGTCGTCCTGATGCCTTCGTACGTGAACATCGGCGCCTACGTGAGCGAGGGCACGATGGTGGATACCTGGGCCACGGTCGGTTCCTGCGCGCAGATCGGCCGCA from the Halofilum ochraceum genome contains:
- the dapC gene encoding succinyldiaminopimelate transaminase codes for the protein MNPDLDRLQPYPFERLAALNADVEPPADRPTLALSIGEPQHAPPALAAEALTGALDGLARYPASRGSAALRLAIAGWLARRYPGASVDPNHQVLPVNGTREALFAIAQVVVDRSAPEPTVVLPNPFYQIYEGAALLAGATPWYYPSGRAPEFDAIPDAVWDRCQLLYICSPGNPTGTVLDHETLAALIERARRHDFVIAADECYAEIYPDEARPPTGLLEAAATAGYPAFDRCLAFHSLSKRSNLPGLRSGFVAGDADVIAAFARYRTYHGCAMAPPTQAASIAAWGDEAHVETNRAAYREKFDAVLAILDGVLEVERPDAGFYLWPRTPTDDETFARDLLTAEGVRVLPGRYLGRDTEHGNPGRDHVRMALVPELADCIEAARRIRRFVSGD
- the dapD gene encoding 2,3,4,5-tetrahydropyridine-2,6-dicarboxylate N-succinyltransferase, whose product is MSDIQTVIEEAFERRADFTPHTMPDEVRDAVKAALARIDSGEDRVAEPRGTGDWHVNEWLKKAVLLSFRMQPNQPIDGGYTQYYDKVGLKFGDWAEEDFQEAGMRVVPPAVVRHGSYIASNVVLMPSYVNIGAYVSEGTMVDTWATVGSCAQIGRNVHLSGGVGIGGVLEPLQANPTIIEDNCFIGARSEIVEGVIVEEGAVISMGVYIGQSTRIYDRENDQVLRGRVPAGAVVVPGTLPSSDGKCSLYAAIIVKYADEKTRAKVGINELLRNAE